The proteins below come from a single Saccharopolyspora sp. SCSIO 74807 genomic window:
- a CDS encoding ornithine cyclodeaminase family protein — MTNPPETWTDEDVRAALDPDTAIASQRTAFRALSDGRARMAEKVALGVGANTALGYLSTLSPDHGAVSKLVAVHPGNGSLGLPAISATVLVLDAATGRLRATLAGTALTELRTAAGSAVAVDALAPRGADELAVLGSGVQARAHVRAFARVRELRAVRLYSRNRGRREAAARELDAELDVDVRPADSPEDAVRGAALVATCTLSTDPVLGPVDPGTTVISVGGFEPHRREVAPALVRQAAPVVVDDVETAAGHAGPIIAALEQGAVSVEELHSLGDVLTGRRAGRTDEEQVIFYNSVGVAVQDAAAAHAVLGTL, encoded by the coding sequence ATGACGAACCCGCCCGAGACGTGGACCGACGAAGACGTCCGGGCCGCTCTGGACCCGGACACCGCGATCGCGTCGCAGCGCACCGCGTTCCGGGCGCTCAGCGACGGGCGAGCGCGGATGGCGGAGAAGGTCGCGCTCGGCGTCGGCGCGAACACCGCGCTCGGCTACCTCAGCACGCTGTCACCGGACCACGGCGCGGTCAGCAAGCTCGTAGCCGTGCATCCCGGCAACGGCTCGCTCGGGCTTCCCGCGATCAGCGCCACCGTGCTGGTCTTGGACGCAGCGACCGGTCGGCTGCGGGCGACGCTCGCGGGTACCGCGCTCACCGAACTGCGCACCGCCGCGGGCAGCGCCGTCGCGGTCGACGCGCTCGCACCGCGCGGTGCCGACGAGTTGGCGGTGCTGGGCTCGGGGGTGCAGGCGCGGGCGCACGTCCGCGCGTTCGCTCGAGTCCGCGAGCTGCGCGCGGTGCGGCTCTACAGCCGCAACCGGGGTCGCCGGGAAGCCGCCGCGCGGGAGCTCGATGCCGAACTGGACGTCGACGTGCGCCCCGCGGACTCGCCGGAGGATGCCGTGCGCGGCGCCGCGCTGGTCGCGACCTGCACCCTCAGCACCGATCCGGTGCTCGGCCCGGTCGACCCCGGCACCACCGTGATCTCGGTAGGCGGTTTCGAACCGCACCGCAGGGAAGTCGCGCCCGCGCTGGTGCGCCAGGCGGCACCGGTCGTCGTGGACGACGTCGAAACCGCAGCCGGGCACGCCGGCCCGATCATCGCGGCGCTGGAGCAAGGCGCGGTGTCGGTCGAGGAGCTGCATTCGCTCGGCGACGTGCTCACCGGCCGCCGCGCCGGGCGCACCGACGAAGAACAGGTCATCTTCTACAACAGCGTGGGAGTCGCGGTGCAGGACGCGGCCGCCGCGCACGCCGTGCTGGGGACCTTGTAG
- a CDS encoding serine hydrolase, with protein sequence MTFAERLGASLQQAWETFPGQVNFAAWDLQEREPVLLGANREVHPASTIKVLIMITALREAHAGRVALDTSVALPAERTGGFGVLRELPSVHRVALADLITLMIVVSDNAATNAVIDTIGFDAIAECTAELGCERTRVERRLMDVHAPGRNTTCALDQARVLDRLATERALPPELTRHALGVLARQQVRDRLPALLPASARCWNKTGEIRGARHDVALIGDDRPRAVVAVLVDELTDEFSSRGSGRSAVYDHFADLGVRVYRALG encoded by the coding sequence GTGACTTTCGCGGAACGGCTGGGTGCGTCGCTGCAGCAGGCGTGGGAGACCTTTCCCGGGCAAGTCAACTTCGCCGCGTGGGACCTGCAAGAGCGGGAACCGGTGCTGCTCGGCGCGAACCGCGAGGTGCACCCGGCCAGCACGATCAAGGTGCTGATCATGATCACCGCGCTCCGCGAGGCGCACGCCGGCCGCGTCGCGCTGGACACCTCGGTCGCGTTGCCCGCCGAGCGGACCGGAGGCTTCGGAGTGCTGCGCGAACTGCCCAGCGTGCACCGCGTAGCGCTGGCGGACCTGATCACGCTGATGATCGTGGTCAGCGACAACGCAGCGACCAACGCCGTCATCGACACCATCGGTTTCGACGCGATCGCCGAATGCACCGCTGAACTCGGCTGCGAGCGCACTCGCGTCGAACGCCGCTTGATGGACGTGCACGCCCCTGGCCGCAACACGACCTGCGCGCTGGATCAAGCGCGCGTTCTGGACCGGCTGGCGACCGAGCGCGCGTTGCCGCCGGAGCTCACCCGGCACGCGTTGGGAGTGCTGGCCCGCCAGCAGGTCCGGGACCGGCTACCGGCGTTGCTGCCCGCCTCCGCGCGGTGCTGGAACAAGACCGGCGAGATCAGGGGCGCGCGGCACGACGTGGCGTTGATCGGCGACGATCGTCCGCGCGCGGTGGTCGCGGTGCTCGTCGACGAGCTCACCGACGAGTTCTCCTCCCGCGGCAGCGGGCGAAGCGCGGTCTACGACCACTTCGCCGACCTCGGCGTCCGGGTGTATCGAGCGCTCGGCTGA
- a CDS encoding Glu/Leu/Phe/Val dehydrogenase dimerization domain-containing protein, protein MHCSWKEVRPVALVDCDPLMRVTWTDPVTGNRGYLVVHSLVSGLATGGTRMRAGCTMSEVEDLARGMARKTAVFNLPVGGAKGGIDCDPKDPEARGVLRRFVEAMRPWIDAHWVTAEDLGVPQHLIDEVFEESGLQQSYHAAIRRAPDVEHTLRRVRAGLNSPVPGGLLLGDVVGGYGVAQSCLGVVQARGWDHERTTVAVQGVGTMGGGAAWYLHEAGLKVVAVADAVGSLYHPDGLDVPALLEARDRFGEIDRDQVPADVQRLSRDAVLSAEVDVLIPAAVSYAITPERVPQVRAKVIIEAANTPITPAAEELLATRGVPVIPDFVANSGAVAWAWWLLLGRVDADPVLSFSVLREEMLAKIPPLLAAWDADGTTPRDAALGMADRQTEQNRVAEAEGRLLVSIP, encoded by the coding sequence ATGCACTGCTCTTGGAAGGAGGTTCGGCCGGTGGCACTCGTCGACTGCGACCCGCTGATGAGGGTGACCTGGACAGATCCGGTGACGGGCAACCGCGGTTACCTGGTCGTGCACAGTCTTGTGTCCGGCCTGGCCACCGGCGGGACCCGGATGCGCGCCGGCTGCACGATGTCCGAAGTGGAGGACCTGGCCCGCGGCATGGCCCGCAAGACGGCCGTGTTCAACCTGCCGGTCGGTGGCGCCAAGGGCGGGATCGACTGCGACCCGAAGGATCCCGAGGCGCGCGGCGTGCTGCGCCGCTTCGTCGAGGCCATGCGCCCGTGGATCGACGCGCACTGGGTGACCGCGGAGGACCTGGGCGTGCCGCAGCACCTGATCGACGAGGTCTTCGAGGAGTCCGGCCTGCAGCAGTCCTACCACGCGGCCATCCGGCGGGCGCCGGACGTCGAGCACACGCTGCGCCGGGTCCGGGCCGGGTTGAACTCCCCGGTGCCGGGCGGACTCCTGCTGGGCGATGTCGTCGGCGGCTACGGCGTGGCGCAGAGCTGCCTGGGCGTGGTGCAGGCCCGCGGCTGGGACCACGAGCGCACGACCGTGGCGGTGCAGGGCGTGGGCACCATGGGCGGCGGCGCGGCGTGGTACCTGCACGAGGCGGGGCTGAAGGTGGTCGCGGTGGCCGACGCGGTCGGCTCGCTGTACCACCCGGACGGGCTGGACGTCCCGGCGCTGCTGGAGGCCCGCGACCGGTTCGGCGAGATCGATCGCGATCAGGTGCCCGCGGACGTGCAGCGGCTGTCCAGGGACGCGGTGCTGTCCGCGGAGGTCGACGTGCTGATCCCGGCGGCGGTGTCCTACGCGATCACTCCGGAGCGGGTGCCGCAGGTGCGCGCCAAGGTGATCATCGAGGCGGCGAACACGCCGATCACGCCCGCGGCCGAGGAGCTGCTGGCGACCCGGGGCGTGCCGGTGATCCCGGACTTCGTGGCGAACTCCGGCGCCGTCGCCTGGGCCTGGTGGCTGCTGCTGGGGCGGGTGGACGCCGACCCGGTGCTGTCGTTCAGCGTGCTGCGCGAGGAGATGCTGGCCAAGATCCCGCCGCTGCTGGCGGCCTGGGACGCCGACGGCACGACGCCGCGGGACGCGGCGCTGGGCATGGCGGACCGGCAGACCGAGCAGAACCGGGTGGCCGAGGCGGAAGGCCGGCTGCTGGTGAGCATCCCGTAG
- a CDS encoding enoyl-CoA hydratase-related protein, producing the protein MPEDDEVLVEHHDAVLLLTFNRPESLNAWTPSMQRRYFELLDKAEHDPAVRAVVVTGSGRGFCAGTDLSALSGAPEVDDDVPPVSQPIRMRKPVIAAINGPVAGIGLIAALFADVRFAAAEAKFTTAFSRRGLVAEHGISWILPKLVGAGTALDLMLSARTFLGDEAHRIGLADRVMPAAEVLPAALEYARTLATECSPASLAEIKQQIYAGLDSGLETATADAHSRMIAAFDRPDVREGVRSFREGRPPDFPPLSG; encoded by the coding sequence GTGCCGGAGGACGACGAAGTACTGGTCGAGCACCACGACGCGGTGCTGCTGCTGACGTTCAACCGCCCGGAAAGCCTCAACGCCTGGACCCCGTCCATGCAGCGGCGGTACTTCGAACTGCTGGACAAGGCCGAGCACGACCCGGCCGTGCGTGCGGTGGTGGTCACCGGCTCCGGCCGCGGCTTCTGCGCGGGCACCGACCTGTCCGCGCTGTCCGGCGCGCCGGAGGTGGACGACGACGTGCCGCCGGTGTCGCAGCCGATCCGGATGCGCAAACCGGTGATCGCTGCGATCAACGGTCCGGTCGCGGGCATCGGGTTGATCGCCGCGCTGTTCGCCGACGTGCGGTTCGCCGCGGCGGAAGCGAAGTTCACCACCGCGTTCAGCCGCCGCGGGCTGGTCGCCGAGCACGGCATCTCGTGGATCCTGCCGAAGCTCGTGGGGGCCGGAACGGCGCTGGACCTGATGCTCTCGGCGCGCACCTTCCTCGGCGACGAGGCGCACCGGATCGGCTTGGCCGACCGCGTCATGCCCGCCGCCGAGGTGCTGCCCGCGGCGTTGGAGTACGCGCGCACGCTGGCCACCGAGTGCTCCCCTGCCTCGCTCGCCGAGATCAAGCAGCAGATCTACGCCGGCCTGGACAGCGGGCTGGAGACGGCGACAGCGGATGCGCACAGCCGGATGATCGCCGCGTTCGACCGTCCCGACGTGCGGGAAGGGGTGCGCAGCTTCCGCGAGGGCAGGCCCCCGGACTTCCCGCCGCTGAGCGGCTGA
- a CDS encoding cold-shock protein: MATGTVKWFNAEKGFGFITPDGGGSDVFAHYTAIDASGFRTLDENQRVEFEIAQGPKGPQASGIRSI; encoded by the coding sequence ATGGCTACCGGTACCGTGAAGTGGTTCAACGCCGAGAAGGGCTTCGGCTTCATCACTCCTGACGGGGGCGGTTCTGACGTGTTCGCCCACTACACCGCGATTGACGCCTCGGGTTTCCGCACGCTCGACGAGAACCAGCGGGTGGAGTTCGAGATCGCTCAGGGGCCGAAGGGTCCGCAGGCTTCGGGAATCCGCAGCATCTGA
- a CDS encoding aldehyde dehydrogenase family protein: MESTTLSSVIGTGTRDAAPDPQGEVYRSRNPAHLDDVVAEVHLGGTSALHSAARAARTAQREWARVPAPVRGRAVAELGRLVEANKDSLARLVTREIGKPYAEALGEVQEIVDTCDFFLGEGRRLYGQTVPSEMPDKQLFTFRVPVGVVAVITAGNFPVAVPSWYLVPALLCGNAVVWKPAEYAAAAARAVAELAWRAGVPQGVLNLVYADGESTFGGLESALEDGLVDKVGFTGSTAVGSRVGELCGRHRQSPCLELGGKNPMVVAADADLDLAVEGALFSGWGTAGQRCTSLGNLIVHRDVHEEFVGRLDQALRAAAIGDPGGDVLYGPMLDERFAAGFESALETIADHHEVLGSDAVGRIGSSAPRTGFRGDPESGLYYHPVLLDGLRPDDHVFTHETFGPIVGVSTFSDLDEAIELGDAPGYGLSAAVYTSDPATAFRFRQGTRAGMVSVNNSTSGAEAHLPFGGNGRSGNGSRQSGIWVLDQFTRWQSLNWDFSGKLQKAQMDVDTIEPDRGYRLPPELGGTP, translated from the coding sequence GTGGAGTCGACGACCTTGAGTTCGGTGATCGGCACCGGCACCCGCGACGCGGCACCGGACCCGCAGGGCGAGGTGTACCGCTCGCGCAATCCCGCGCATCTGGACGACGTGGTGGCAGAGGTCCACCTCGGCGGTACGTCCGCGCTGCACTCGGCTGCGCGGGCCGCGCGCACCGCGCAGCGGGAGTGGGCGCGCGTACCGGCGCCGGTGCGCGGCAGAGCGGTCGCGGAGCTGGGCAGGCTCGTGGAGGCCAACAAGGACTCGCTCGCCAGGCTGGTCACCAGGGAGATCGGCAAGCCCTACGCCGAAGCGCTCGGCGAGGTCCAGGAGATCGTGGACACCTGCGACTTCTTCCTCGGTGAGGGGCGCAGGCTCTACGGGCAGACGGTGCCATCGGAGATGCCGGACAAGCAGCTGTTCACCTTCCGGGTGCCGGTCGGCGTGGTCGCGGTGATCACCGCGGGCAACTTCCCGGTCGCGGTGCCGTCCTGGTACCTGGTCCCGGCGTTGCTCTGCGGCAACGCGGTGGTGTGGAAACCGGCCGAATACGCCGCTGCGGCGGCGCGCGCGGTGGCCGAGCTGGCGTGGCGCGCCGGTGTGCCGCAGGGCGTGCTCAACCTCGTCTACGCCGATGGCGAGTCGACCTTCGGCGGACTGGAATCGGCGTTGGAAGACGGCCTGGTGGACAAGGTGGGGTTCACCGGGTCCACCGCGGTCGGTTCCCGGGTCGGCGAACTGTGCGGGCGCCACCGGCAGAGCCCGTGCCTGGAACTCGGCGGCAAGAACCCGATGGTCGTCGCCGCGGACGCGGATCTGGACCTCGCGGTGGAGGGCGCGCTGTTCTCCGGCTGGGGAACCGCCGGGCAGCGCTGCACCTCGCTGGGCAATCTGATCGTGCACCGGGACGTGCACGAGGAGTTCGTCGGGCGGCTGGACCAAGCGCTGCGCGCGGCGGCGATCGGGGATCCCGGCGGGGACGTGCTCTACGGCCCGATGCTGGACGAGCGCTTCGCCGCGGGCTTCGAATCCGCGCTGGAGACGATCGCCGATCACCACGAGGTGCTCGGTTCGGACGCGGTCGGCCGGATCGGATCGTCCGCGCCCCGCACGGGCTTTCGCGGTGATCCGGAGTCCGGGCTGTACTACCACCCGGTGCTGCTGGACGGGTTGCGCCCGGACGACCACGTCTTCACCCACGAGACCTTCGGGCCGATCGTCGGGGTGAGCACCTTCAGCGACCTCGACGAGGCGATCGAACTCGGCGACGCACCCGGTTACGGGCTCTCCGCCGCCGTCTACACCAGCGATCCCGCCACGGCCTTCCGCTTCCGGCAGGGCACTCGCGCGGGCATGGTCAGCGTGAACAACTCGACCTCCGGCGCGGAAGCGCACCTGCCGTTCGGCGGCAACGGCCGGTCCGGCAACGGCAGTCGCCAATCCGGCATCTGGGTGCTGGACCAGTTCACCCGCTGGCAATCGCTCAACTGGGACTTCTCCGGGAAGCTGCAGAAGGCCCAGATGGACGTGGACACCATCGAGCCGGACCGCGGCTACCGGCTGCCGCCCGAGCTGGGCGGGACGCCGTGA
- a CDS encoding TetR family transcriptional regulator C-terminal domain-containing protein yields MAELEALRGRVREVLAGYPESHRAFADRIGLDATKLSKSLTGIRRFTPVELTRIAEVGQVTVNWLINGRDDAETVAAAPRRTARPPEHPGGDRYRQILDAAWELIAERGYHSVRVADIAEACGVSAATIHYHFPGRDDLLTEALRHSVRQAFDRQVAELHRIDDARERLLRLVELQLPASAPLRREWSIWLQVWNESALRPELRGLHGDSYTRWHDTIARTIREGQQQGVFAPGDAEDLAVRLTALIDGLGIGVLTGRPGRSVDRMRGVLREFIERDVAAGRDHP; encoded by the coding sequence CTGGCGGAGCTGGAGGCGTTGCGCGGGCGGGTGCGCGAGGTCCTCGCCGGCTACCCGGAAAGCCACCGCGCGTTCGCCGACCGCATCGGGCTGGACGCCACCAAGCTCTCCAAGTCGCTGACCGGCATCCGCCGGTTCACCCCGGTCGAGCTGACGCGCATCGCCGAAGTCGGCCAGGTCACGGTGAACTGGCTGATCAACGGCCGGGACGACGCCGAGACCGTCGCCGCTGCCCCGCGCCGCACCGCACGTCCACCGGAGCACCCCGGCGGCGACCGCTACCGGCAGATCCTGGACGCCGCGTGGGAGCTGATCGCCGAGCGCGGCTACCACTCGGTGCGCGTCGCCGACATCGCCGAGGCGTGCGGGGTCAGCGCGGCGACCATCCACTACCACTTCCCCGGCCGCGACGACCTGCTCACCGAGGCGCTGCGGCATTCGGTGCGGCAGGCGTTCGACCGCCAGGTCGCCGAACTGCACCGGATCGACGACGCCCGCGAACGGTTGCTGCGGCTGGTCGAGCTGCAATTGCCCGCATCCGCCCCGTTGCGCCGCGAGTGGTCGATCTGGCTGCAGGTGTGGAACGAGAGCGCGCTGCGCCCCGAGCTGCGCGGGCTGCACGGCGACTCCTACACCCGCTGGCACGACACGATCGCCCGCACCATCCGCGAAGGCCAGCAGCAGGGCGTGTTCGCCCCGGGCGATGCCGAGGACCTGGCGGTGCGGCTGACCGCGCTCATCGACGGGCTCGGCATCGGGGTGCTGACCGGGCGCCCAGGGCGTTCGGTCGACCGGATGCGCGGGGTGTTGCGCGAGTTCATCGAGCGGGACGTGGCAGCCGGTCGTGATCACCCGTAG
- a CDS encoding FAD-binding oxidoreductase has product MTTTAAHPLTGLLAAGSVIDDPDVLRAHSRDRATFCPAGEPAVLVRARSTEDVSTTLGWAHQHGVPVVPQGARSGLSGAANASAGCVLLSLEKMNRVLRIDPEEQVALVQPGVVNGELGEAAAERGLFYPPDPGSRSISTIGGNIATNAGGMCCVKYGVTGDFVRGLQVVLADGRVLRTGRATAKGVAGYDLTSLLVGSEGTLGVVTEATLALRPAQERPLTAVAFFGAVADACRAVASYLGAGFRPSALEFMDAPTMRAVAGIADLGFPEQAAGMLIAQSDRGPLAGADLDGFARAAGECAATDVVVADDPAEGDLLMRARRLVGDAHEKLGSLLIDDVCVPRGRLVDLVEGLAGLSAEHRVQILCAGHAGDGNMHPVVVFDADDAAETARAERAFDAIMDLGLRLGGTITGEHGVGALKRRWLGRELDPAALWAQRAIKRTLDPRGVLNPGRVLPDADDPAGDLPGQSRS; this is encoded by the coding sequence ATGACGACGACCGCCGCGCACCCGCTGACCGGACTTCTCGCCGCGGGCAGCGTCATCGACGATCCCGACGTGCTGCGAGCGCACAGCAGGGACCGCGCCACCTTCTGCCCGGCAGGCGAACCCGCTGTGCTGGTGCGTGCACGCAGCACCGAGGACGTATCGACCACGCTCGGCTGGGCTCATCAGCACGGGGTGCCGGTCGTGCCGCAGGGCGCCCGAAGCGGCCTTTCCGGAGCGGCGAACGCGTCGGCGGGATGCGTGCTGCTGTCGCTGGAGAAGATGAACCGGGTGCTGCGGATCGACCCCGAGGAGCAGGTTGCCCTCGTGCAGCCGGGCGTGGTCAACGGCGAGCTGGGGGAGGCCGCCGCCGAGCGCGGGCTGTTCTACCCACCGGACCCGGGGTCGCGGTCCATCTCCACGATCGGCGGCAACATCGCCACCAACGCGGGTGGCATGTGCTGCGTGAAATACGGCGTGACCGGGGACTTCGTGCGCGGGTTGCAGGTCGTGCTGGCCGACGGGCGGGTGCTGCGGACCGGGCGCGCAACGGCCAAGGGCGTGGCCGGCTACGACCTCACCAGCCTGCTCGTCGGCTCCGAAGGCACGCTCGGCGTGGTCACCGAGGCGACGCTCGCGCTGCGGCCCGCGCAGGAGCGGCCGCTGACCGCCGTGGCGTTCTTCGGCGCCGTCGCCGACGCCTGCCGCGCGGTCGCGAGCTACCTCGGCGCCGGGTTCCGGCCGTCGGCGCTGGAGTTCATGGACGCGCCCACGATGCGTGCCGTCGCGGGCATCGCCGACCTGGGCTTCCCGGAGCAGGCCGCCGGAATGCTCATCGCGCAGTCCGACCGCGGACCGCTGGCGGGCGCGGACCTGGACGGGTTCGCGCGGGCGGCCGGGGAGTGCGCGGCAACGGACGTGGTCGTCGCCGACGATCCGGCCGAAGGCGACCTGCTGATGCGGGCGCGGCGACTGGTCGGCGACGCGCACGAGAAGCTGGGATCACTGCTCATCGACGACGTGTGCGTGCCGCGCGGGCGGCTGGTGGACCTGGTCGAAGGGCTCGCCGGACTGTCCGCCGAACATCGGGTGCAGATCCTGTGCGCGGGGCACGCCGGGGACGGGAACATGCATCCGGTGGTCGTGTTCGATGCCGACGACGCGGCCGAGACCGCGCGCGCCGAGCGAGCCTTCGACGCGATCATGGACCTGGGCCTGCGGCTCGGCGGGACGATCACCGGCGAGCACGGCGTGGGCGCGCTGAAGCGGCGCTGGCTCGGCCGGGAGCTGGACCCGGCGGCGCTGTGGGCGCAGCGGGCCATCAAGCGGACGCTGGATCCGAGGGGAGTGCTCAACCCCGGCCGGGTGCTACCCGATGCGGACGACCCGGCCGGGGATCTGCCTGGTCAGTCCCGCTCGTAG
- a CDS encoding NAD(P)-dependent oxidoreductase: MPLRVFIAGATGVVGRTLLSSLQQRGHHVTALLRAANAEAAPGADDVAVADVLELPQLRRVLRDSAPDVVVAQVSGFRAEDYDDALDRTAQLWGLGTRNLVRAARDAGVNRVVAQSTVEAYYPNGHDVLDEDSPLWTDAPGRWGELVRAVADLEDAVLEHDGVVLRYGSLYGPDTWYAPGGRIHEQVRGSALPLVDDGVGLTSFTHVDDAASAVAEVLSAGESGIYNVVDNEPAEYAEWLPAYARMVGGPAPVSLTLEQARAQLDWLTVHRLTEQRGATNFRLRETLGWRPMWPSWREGFATLFGLWPG; the protein is encoded by the coding sequence GTGCCCCTGCGGGTGTTCATCGCCGGTGCCACCGGCGTGGTCGGAAGAACGTTGCTGTCCAGCCTGCAGCAGCGCGGCCACCACGTGACGGCGCTGCTGCGCGCCGCGAACGCGGAGGCGGCGCCCGGCGCGGACGATGTCGCGGTCGCCGATGTGCTCGAGCTGCCGCAGCTGCGCCGCGTGCTGCGCGACAGTGCGCCGGACGTCGTCGTGGCGCAGGTTTCGGGTTTCCGCGCCGAGGACTACGACGATGCCCTGGACCGCACGGCGCAGCTGTGGGGGCTGGGCACGCGCAACCTCGTGAGGGCCGCGCGGGACGCCGGGGTGAACCGGGTCGTCGCGCAGAGCACGGTCGAGGCGTACTACCCGAACGGCCACGACGTGCTGGACGAGGACTCCCCGCTGTGGACCGACGCGCCCGGGCGGTGGGGCGAGCTGGTGCGCGCGGTCGCCGACCTGGAAGACGCGGTGCTCGAGCACGACGGCGTGGTGCTGCGCTACGGCTCGCTGTACGGGCCCGACACCTGGTACGCCCCGGGCGGGCGGATCCACGAGCAGGTGCGCGGCAGCGCGTTGCCGTTGGTCGACGACGGGGTCGGGCTCACCTCGTTCACGCACGTCGACGACGCCGCCAGCGCTGTGGCCGAAGTGTTGAGCGCCGGCGAATCCGGCATCTACAACGTGGTGGACAACGAACCTGCCGAATACGCGGAATGGCTGCCTGCCTACGCCCGGATGGTCGGTGGCCCGGCGCCGGTGTCGTTGACGCTGGAGCAGGCGCGGGCGCAGCTGGACTGGTTGACGGTGCACCGGCTGACCGAGCAGCGTGGCGCCACGAATTTCCGGCTGCGGGAAACGCTGGGATGGCGCCCGATGTGGCCGAGTTGGCGGGAAGGTTTCGCAACGTTGTTCGGTCTCTGGCCGGGCTGA
- a CDS encoding amidohydrolase has protein sequence MDAAGSSADALAVRAGRIVALGQADVRAMTGSRTELVDLRGRLLLPGFQDAHAHPVFGGLLRARCDLTAASSAAGCLRIVGEHDGRGWVLGGGWDPALFPGGAPTATALDAVTGGRPAYLVNRDHHSVWVNTEALRLAGVDRGTPDPVDGWIERDADDRPSGTLHEGAADLVARVLPEPDPPEYTAALLDAQRLMHAHGVVGWQDAIVGEYLGYADTLGTYRDLDRRGMLTARVQGALWWDRRRGIEQVPDLVERRRLGRGDRFRAEHVKIMGDGVCENLTASMVQPYVGAHGCGLSYLSAEDLRSALAHLDAAGFSTHFHAVGDRAVRDALDAVAAARAAHGPMGLRHQIAHVQVVRDEDIGRFRELDVTANLQAAWAINDAAMTELTIPRLGAARSGRQYPFRSLLDSGAPLAAGSDWPVSEIDPLAAVHAAVNRTVPAAAAEPFQPEQAIGLTDALAAHTRGAARANGFAHETGSLEIGKAGDLVVLDRDLLRVPPDEIGRARVDLTAVDGVVVHDRLG, from the coding sequence ATGGACGCCGCGGGTTCGAGCGCGGACGCGCTGGCGGTCCGAGCGGGCCGCATCGTCGCCCTCGGGCAGGCGGACGTGCGCGCGATGACCGGTTCCCGTACGGAACTCGTGGACCTGCGCGGGCGGTTGTTGCTGCCCGGTTTCCAGGATGCGCACGCGCACCCGGTCTTCGGCGGGCTGCTGCGGGCGCGGTGCGACCTCACCGCCGCGTCCAGCGCCGCGGGATGCCTGCGGATCGTCGGTGAGCACGACGGGCGTGGATGGGTACTCGGCGGTGGTTGGGATCCCGCGCTCTTCCCGGGAGGTGCGCCGACCGCGACAGCCCTCGACGCTGTGACGGGAGGGCGTCCTGCGTATCTGGTGAACCGTGACCACCACAGCGTCTGGGTGAACACCGAAGCGCTCCGGCTCGCCGGAGTGGACCGGGGCACTCCCGATCCGGTTGACGGCTGGATCGAACGCGACGCCGACGACCGTCCCTCCGGGACGTTGCACGAGGGGGCCGCGGACCTCGTCGCGCGCGTCCTGCCGGAACCCGACCCGCCGGAGTACACGGCGGCGCTGCTGGACGCTCAGCGGCTGATGCACGCGCACGGGGTCGTCGGGTGGCAGGACGCGATCGTCGGGGAATACCTCGGCTACGCGGACACCTTGGGCACCTATCGCGATCTCGACCGGCGCGGGATGCTCACTGCACGGGTCCAGGGAGCACTGTGGTGGGATCGCCGCCGCGGCATCGAGCAGGTTCCGGATCTCGTCGAGCGCCGCCGTCTTGGTCGGGGTGACCGTTTTCGCGCGGAGCACGTCAAGATCATGGGTGACGGAGTCTGCGAGAACCTCACCGCGTCGATGGTCCAGCCGTATGTGGGCGCGCACGGCTGCGGGCTGTCTTATCTGTCCGCAGAGGACCTGCGAAGCGCACTGGCGCATTTGGACGCTGCAGGGTTCTCCACGCATTTCCACGCTGTCGGCGACAGGGCCGTCCGTGACGCACTGGACGCCGTGGCAGCTGCACGTGCCGCGCACGGTCCCATGGGCCTGCGCCACCAGATCGCTCACGTGCAGGTGGTGCGCGATGAGGACATCGGCCGGTTCCGGGAGCTGGACGTCACCGCGAACCTCCAGGCCGCCTGGGCGATCAACGACGCGGCGATGACCGAGCTGACCATTCCGCGGCTCGGGGCGGCGCGTTCCGGGCGTCAATACCCGTTCCGGTCGCTGCTCGACTCCGGTGCGCCGCTGGCGGCGGGCAGCGACTGGCCGGTGTCCGAGATCGACCCGCTCGCGGCGGTGCACGCGGCGGTCAACCGGACCGTTCCGGCAGCGGCGGCCGAACCTTTCCAGCCGGAGCAGGCCATCGGGCTCACCGACGCGCTGGCGGCGCACACGCGCGGGGCCGCGCGCGCGAACGGATTCGCGCACGAGACCGGGTCGCTGGAGATCGGCAAGGCCGGCGACTTGGTCGTGCTCGACCGCGATCTGCTCCGCGTACCGCCGGATGAGATCGGACGCGCGCGCGTAGACCTCACCGCCGTGGACGGTGTCGTCGTGCACGACCGGCTCGGCTGA